A region from the Silene latifolia isolate original U9 population chromosome 7, ASM4854445v1, whole genome shotgun sequence genome encodes:
- the LOC141591708 gene encoding trimethyltridecatetraene synthase-like, with translation MELPTWVAYVGAWLITIALLLLSNRLGRHRKLNLPPGPKPWPIIGNFNLIGSLPHRSLDELSKKYGPIMMVQFGSIPTVIASSVEMARLFLKTHDVTFAGRPKTAAGKYTTYNYSDITWSQYGPYWRQARKMCLMELFSVKRLESYEYIRIEELNSMLRGIFEVSEKPTLIKDHLTNLSLNVISRMVLGKRYLDKEESSSIITPREFKTMLDELFLLNGVFNLGDWIPCIKWLDVQGYVKRMKILAKKFDRFMEHVLDEHNARRVIEKDDWVPKDMVDVLLLLALDPTLEVKLERIGVKAFTQDIIAGGTESSAVTVEWAMSELLRKPEIIAKAIEELDRVIGKERWVQEKDIQNLPYIRAIVKETMRLHPVAPMLVPRMSREDVQIQGYDIPKGSAILVNTFTIQTDPNVYEKPKEFIPERFIDKNIDVKGHDFELLPFGSGRRMCPGYSLGLKVIESSLANLIHGFTWKLPENMKPEDVDMEEIYGLSNPKKIPLITCAKPRLPHHLYYSNV, from the exons ATGGAATTACCAACTTGGGTGGCATATGTAGGTGCATGGCTAATAACAATAGCCCTACTACTACTCTCCAACCGGTTGGGCCGCCACCGTAAACTTAACCTACCACCAGGCCCAAAACCATGGCCCATAATTGGAAACTTCAACCTCATAGGGTCCCTCCCACACCGGTCCCTCGACGAGCTATCTAAAAAATACGGACCTATAATGATGGTACAATTCGGGTCCATTCCAACGGTAATAGCCTCGTCAGTCGAAATGGCGAGGCTATTCCTAAAAACCCATGACGTAACCTTTGCGGGCCGGCCCAAAACCGCGGCAGGGAAATACACAACGTATAATTATTCGGACATAACATGGTCACAATACGGTCCGTATTGGAGACAAGCGCGAAAAATGTGTTTAATGGAGTTATTTAGCGTTAAGAGACTCGAATCATACGAGTATATACGTATAGAAGAACTTAATTCAATGTTAAGAGGAATTTTCGAGGTTAGCGAAAAACCAACATTAATAAAAGATCATCTTACTAATCTAAGCTTAAATGTTATAAGTAGAATGGTGTTAGGGAAAAGGTACTTAGACAAAGAGGAAAGTAGTTCAATTATTACGCCTCGCGAATTTAAAACAATGCTTGATGAATTGTTCTTGTTAAATGGAGTGTTTAATCTTGGTGATTGGATACCTTGTATAAAATGGTTAGATGTTCAAGGTTATGTGAAAAGAATGAAGATTTTGGCTAAGAAATTTGATAGGTTTATGGAGCATGTTTTGGATGAACATAATGCAAGAAGGGTTATAGAGAAGGATGATTGGGTGCCTAAGGATATGGTTGATGTTTTGTTATTACTTGCTCTTGATCCTACACTTGAAGTCAAGCTTGAGAGGATTGGAGTCAAGGCTTTTACTCAG GATATAATCGCGGGTGGTACTGAGAGCTCAGCTGTGACAGTAGAGTGGGCAATGTCGGAATTGTTAAGGAAACCCGAAATCATAGCCAAGGCAATCGAAGAGCTTGATCGAGTGATCGGAAAGGAAAGATGGGTCCAAGAGAAGGACATACAAAACTTGCCATACATCCGAGCAATAGTCAAAGAAACAATGAGGCTACACCCGGTCGCACCAATGCTCGTGCCTCGTATGTCGCGTGAAGACGTACAAATCCAAGGGTACGACATCCCAAAGGGGTCCGCAATACTAGTGAACACATTTACTATCCAAACAGACCCAAATGTATACGAAAAACCCAAAGAATTTATACCCGAGAGGTTTATTGACAAAAACATTGACGTAAAAGGACATGATTTTGAATTGTTACCGTTTGGGTCAGGAAGAAGGATGTGTCCCGGGTATAGTCTCGGACTTAAGGTAATTGAATCGAGTTTGGCGAATTTAATTCATGGGTTCACTTGGAAATTGCCTGAAAATATGAAGCCAGAGGATGTTGATATGGAAGAAATATATGGACTTTCAAATCCTAAGAAAATTCCTTTGATTACTTGTGCTAAGCCTAGACTTCCTCATCACTTGTATTATAGTAATGTGTAA